The genomic segment GAAAAGCATGCGAATTTGACAATTAGTATCATTATCAGTACTGGACATTTTCAAATGACACTTGCTAGGGTCAATCTACGTTTGCCACACAAATGACTACTCTATCATGGAGTCCCAAAGTTGGCTCAAcgtcttcatcttcttcttttccgCTCTGCAACAAAAGAGGAAGGATGCAACGATAGTTAGGTCCCATCTGCCAGTTCCTTGCCGAATGCGACTAGTAGCATTTGAATGAGCAGAAGTTTTGACAGTAATTTGTTGCCGGGCGGACCAAAAACAGGCAACTCTGAACTAAATGACATTCACCACGAATCTAGCTAGATCAAAACTCCTACAAAGTGGTAAAATGCCTCTGTTATTTGTCTATTTGacacttgttaaaaaaaaaaaaaaagaatgatcaTTGAGCTGGCGGGTGATAACAATCCATTTGCGACACCACTTCTTTGACGGAAGAGTATCATTGGATAGTTTCATAGCCAGCCAGAAGTCATATAAAAGCTATAGATGTTTAATCATCCTTGTCATCAATCTCATCATTCTCGTCATTCTCGTCATTGTAATTGAAAGGCAGTGGGACCGACTTGAATGCTCTGTACTTTCCAACATTGTTTAAATGCTCATTCTCCAACCTGATGGAGTAAAAAAAGATTTCGTGTTAAAGTCCCCTTTTTTTCTCTATGGTTCTGTGAAAGCACAACGACAAGATTGTTTCCAGTAGTTACTCCAAGCAAGGAAATAAGGTCATGTTAAAGTAGCTAATGAATGCATGGATTGAAGTACAGAAGCAGACGCAATGATATGGAAATGTCTTGGTTGAGCCAAGTGCCCGATTAAATCTATGGCTTGGGAGACTGGCACTGCCAAAAGGCACCATGGTTAAATTGCAAGTAAATAAGGAGAATTTACCTGAAAAAGTTCCACATCCCACGCCGAAGGATTTCCAGGCTAgaaaatgtgattaaaattGCATTTCCACTGAGGGAATGCAAATCAAAGGGCAATACCAGTTGTAGCCAAGCAAATCTTAGAAGAACATCCAATACCTGATAAGAAAAACACAACACATAACACAACAGACATCTTACTCTACAAGAAACCCAATAAATTGCGAGAAGATGCTTTTCACATTACCATAGCTGAAAAGTACACACTCTTGTGGGAAAGAATAAGCTTATCTCTCAAAAGAAAGTTGTTTGATTTCTTGTGAAGAAGTCCCCAATCCACTACAATATCCCAGTACGTGTTCATGATAGTTGCAATTGCTGAGCTCGCAATGGCCAATATCTTCCATGTCAAACCCTTCCTCAGTTCAAAAGCCGTTCGGATGACAACTGCAATAATTGTTGAGAAATATCTCACAGCATTACATCCGTGACAGTAATCTCTCTCTTCCAACAGTCGTCGGACACACTACAAAGTCACATGGAGCCTATGATTGTTCCAGTTGGCCAAAAAAGCAATGTTATTGCTAAATAAAGAACCAACAAGCGCACAGTAAGTAGATATCAGCTCTTTTTTGGGTTCAGAAGGAGCACAAGTGAAGTATTTTGGATATCTCAGTTGTGAAGTCCTAATAATTACCAAACATGAAGAGTAAAATAAAAGATTCTAGGAAACAGGTTGCATAAGTTTTTAACTGCTGGACTGTGAACACAGGTCTTGATGCTCTTCATTAACAATTTATTGTTTCACTTGCCTTTGTCAATCACAGGCCTCTCCATTTCTTTTTCAGTAATTACTACATAGTTCCTTATACTGTACAAGCGAGTAGAAAATGAGAGGATCAACTATTTATGAAGGCTTAGACGCATCAACAATTTATTGAACTTTCTTGTGCAATTTCTTAGAGCCCTTATCTTGACAATTATATTAACAAAGAACTAGAAAAGATTTGCATTTAAGTTCTGGATACTAAGAATGAGCTAGCGGAATAACCATCAGAAGAAAAGCAGTTTATATTAGTTAGCCACATATATACAACAAGGCCAAACagaaagtaccatggatttgtTAGTCCAAAATCTATTTCCTGCATTAGCAATGTCAGAGGTTTCTCTGTTTTATACCTGTAAGTGGGTTACATCTTGGTGAATATAATTGTTGAACATGAGATAGGTAAACtaatgaaataaaaagaaagaacgaCGTGTCACCAAGATGATTCATTACATCATGCTCGAAGCCATATTGCTGTTAAAATCTTTTGATGGATCATAAAGCATGAATGTTTGCGGAGTTAAAAACTCAATGAGGAGAATGAATTGAGTGAGACCTGAAGGAAGCGAAGCCAGTATGGTATGACTGCAATAATGAAGTAGAAAACGGCATAGACATCACGAGTAGTACACTTATTTTGTCCCTTAGAAGTCCCATAACCGTAGTAGCAAATATAGTACTCAATGCTCCTCATCGCCTGTATCTGTAATTGaacaaaatacaaaacataaaaatagGAGCAAAGTATCCCAAACAAAAACCCCCTGAAGCATAAGTAAGATCTAGACCTGGCTAGTGAGTTGGtctgccaaaaaaaaatctggaaGAGTGACCTGCATGAATGCAGAATTCAGAAAAGAACGTAGTCATAAATATGTATACCTCTATAATTATgttcatatacaaaattttccagGCAAAATTACCTTATAAAGAGGAGCACAGATACAGCGAAATATGCTTTTCATTAGGAATACACGACTTGAATGATAGATAATGTTGAAAGGACAGAACATAATGATGAATATAACCTATATTATCAACAAAATACTTCAGCCCATAAATGGAATCAATGTAGCAGTAGTTGATCAACATTTGGTTGATAATTGGATCTCACAGTGATCAGGCCTAAAGGCATGAATTTGGCATATTTCTGGTGATCTTGAGCTCCTGAGTCCATCTGTATGTGCAAATGTACCAGGAAAGTGGCAAGAGCAAGCATTGCAAGTCCATTCCCGAGGAGAAATACTTCCTGATAACCTAATTCAGTTCCCTGTTTGAAACCAAATATAAAAGGATAGTTGATCCTGTAGCGCCTCCAGAAATATATGTTTGCAGCATACAAGAGCGTATGTAGAACAAGATAGGCATGGAAACTGCAAGAAGATTTTGTATTCAGGATAGAGGAACTAAAGACAGAATAGAAAAGTGAACTCCTAAGAAACGTATCACATACTCAAACAAAGGAAGAGGGAAGTTCTCTGTTACCTGTAAAGTGGCAAAATGCTGTTTATGTACAAGTTTCCATCCTCTATTAATCTTTTAGCTTCTAGTAGTAATATAACTGCAATTAGAAGTGCGATCGTGAAACCAGAAAAGAAGCCTGGAAAGATCAAATTGGATTACCAGCTAAACCAAAATAAAGATTCCCTTATTAAGAAGAGTTGAATGTTACAAGCTACTTTTCAAGTTTGAAGCAGCCTATTCTGGCAACAATCTTTCTTCACCTGAAAAGAATGTTATGCAGTGCTTTTCTGTTTTCTGTTTTGGCCTCAATAACTTCATGCCCTCTCTGCGGTTAGACTTTGCAAAGTGCTTGATAAAGGTTGCCTCCACCCTCTCCAAGAGCCCACTAACCTGAGACAGCATAAAGTAAGGAATACAAATAGCATTATTGTAATTACTTTCAAAGACCACATTCTTGAAACTTGAGAATTAACCATTGTTGAGAAACAAAGAACACAACAATGTGGACCTTAATCGCATCTTTCAACCCAATTCAATCTTTTAAAAGAGGAACTCTCAAAATAAGAGAGCAAATATATGTGTGCTCCTTGGTTTGAAGATCGGTATCAGTCTCTTATGTACATTTAAGAATTCACTCTATCATGTCTTAGATGCATTAACTCAatattgaaattatacaaaacatGATATCAACCTGTTATATGGTTATAAACGAGTAGCAGAATAAACAAACCTCATCACAACTCCCAAGGTAAGAACTATCTACCATTCTCATGTATGGTCTCGCTGCATTCCTTGATGTAATCTGCACACAGGAAAAGGTTAGATGACAATTTCTGCTTCCACTTTACCAATCACAGAACTTCCAGAATTGGCTTTCAAATGAAGATTCTTCATTTAACAACATATTGGAAGGTTCCAATCTGAAAAGCTTGGAGATTAGTGTCATACCTTTTCATACTTTTTTAAAATCTTGGAAAATGCCGAGAGGTTCATGAAACTGTGACATCGTCCATGAAATGAACAACAAATTCATTATttgaaaatgaagcaaaaacTGTTTTAAGAATTCAATGAAATACAACAGAAAGTTAACATTCCTGACCTGTAGTTTTTGAGAAGTTGAAGCTTCTTATAGTActcagaaaaaatattttttagtcTTTCCTCAACTTTCTTTAGCTCATCTTTGTTGAAACTCAAGCCCTTTTCTTTCTCATCCATCAAGAAGCCTCTAATAGTTGATATTGGACTTTCTAATGGATTAGTAATCTTCACTCTATCAAGGATATCTAAAGAATGTGTTTCATTTTCTCTGACATTTGCATCCTCCCTTAAAGAACTCCCAGTGACTTTGTCATTGTTCAGATGCTGTAGTTCTACTGGAGATTCTAAATCAGTTTGCTCCGTTGCTGTATATTGGCATGTTAATGTAAAACCTCAGAGCAGTTATGAAAATCAATAAAAGAGACGGTAATGCTTATGAATCAGCATTGCCTCACTGCTTGAACAGTCAATTTTTGCAGTATTACAAATTTCAACTCTAAGTCTGCCATTTCTCACACTTGTTCTGTATGAAGGCAAATTAAGAAGTATGAGAATATAATTTCTAGAATGGGTTCTGAAGCAATTGACAACACGTGGATCATTGTAAACAAGGTTATACATGACTTGCGCTAATTCATTCAGTTCCACAATCATAAGCGTATTGAAACCACATTatcaaatttctgcaagcttgcgGAAATATGAAGAAGCCATCAGCGCTGTATGTTGTattttggccttgaaaaaacTAGTTATTTCTGTTGTCCCAGTTTAACAATCCTAAGAATTTAGCACTTGCTGTGTCACATGGAAATACTTACAATCAATGAGATACCACGCCCACAAACTAACAAGTAAATTTCAAGCTTTCCTGGTTAATATCACAGATGGTACAATTTCAATCTCTTTAAAAGAACAATCAGTGTTGAATAACACCTTTCTGTCGTTATCTCTTCTGCATATTTTGAACACATCAGCGTAGAAATTCCAGTTCTTGAAATTCATTCACAAACTAGTTTTCAGTTCAATTCAGATGCCACACTTAGTAGTCTTTGTACTGTATTTAGCTCACTCAGATGCATATTGCATCTCAAATCGGTCTAGCTGTGCTCACTTTCTGATTTAGGGGACAAAGCCGTAATGTAGTTTATGCACTTACCTGCAGCTCTACTAGGGGAACTAGTTTTTGAGTCTGCTGAATTTTTGACATCTGTAGGGATGCCTTTTGGAGAGCTTGATGTACCACGATGTGGATTCATCACCTTAGTTCGGAAAGCAATCAATGCATCCATCTGTTTATTGAGCAAAGATGCTTCATTTATCACTTCTTCCACCTTGTCCTTATAAAAGGTATTGACCTTGTTGAGCTCCTCATCAAGTTTTCTAAAGAATGTTTTCTCATTCTCTCCTCCTTCTTCAGGGGACAAAAGAAACTCTGTGTTGTATAACTTTCTAGAGTTCTGCTGTTTAACAGTATTTACAGCTATAGCTTGGTCTTCTATATCCCCCATGCCATAACTGTTTCTAGCTTGTAGATTTAGACCACTAGAGTTTCTCTTTTGAGCAGATCTTAATGGAGTTGGAGGTTGCTTACTTTGTTTGAGTCGACGGATCTCTTGCAATACATGTTTGAGTCCGTTATAGTCAACATAGGCTTCTGTCCACTCAGGGaccttttgttttttaaatgccttgccaaacttcatttctgcaTTGTACTGCAGACAATGTGGTTGTACCTCCTTTCTACACAATCATGTATATATTTCTACAAAATACAAGAGAAAAGTGAAATTAAGTGCCGTTTCTCCACCATGCAACATGAGTTGGGTTGGAAACAAATTGTAGTATGCAACAGGAGAAGGAAATTGACAAACACTGTAGAATCATCGCAATTAATTGTCAACTAATTATAGTACAGAAAATCAATCGATCAAGCATGTGTATCTGAACATGGTCAAAATGCACATGAAATAAATCTAGCCAGTAACTACATCTCATAGTGGAGAGGAAACCTTATGCTTTTCCAGAATTTCAAGACCACTTGTCACCCTGAACGACTTCTCTTTCTTCCAAATGACAAGGAACTCTAGTTGTCtattaacaaaaaatttttatttatgttcAAACAATAACACCACCGTGAATTCACATCCGTAGCTCAGTACAGAATTAATCATTAGCCTATTGCTATAACGAGATGAACTCCAGAAGTCAGCCTGGGGGGTTGGCTGGCTGAGATTAATTTGACTGGTTCACTTCCATGACTATATAATCCCTATCAATACTTCTTAACCAACAAGAATTACATAATGATTTAACCAaacataatttcttttattttcttcaccTCTTCTTCTAACACTGCTAGTAAAATTTCAAACACTACAACCTAAGGGAAAACCAGCcaatttaactttaaaaaaagaATCGCGTAACAGATTCGTAATAGTATTCCAAACTACATTTTAGCGTATACAACTTAACATTACCCAAACTCATCAATCCTTTCTCTTAAGCTAAATGTAGCTCGAATTTTTGGACAGAACAAAACAGATAACAAATCAAATCAAcagcaaatatatatatatatatatatataaacgcATTCGAAAGCTTCAATCGCGCAATCCAAATTCAGAAGCAAGCACTATATCTCGGGCGGTGCATGCATGAGATTTTCATTTATCCCCATGATTTATTACAGCTTTCACAATAATTATTAAAACTATTCTACTATCACGCACAGCACTACTCGAAAATGAGTGTTCTAGCCTGTTTTTTAGTgcgtgtgagagagagagagagagagaaactgtGTACTGAATAGAAAAGCCTAGAGAGAGAAAGTGCCTCAGTCGCGGAGAGAGCTGAGAAGCGCAGAGCAGAGCAGAAAACGGTTTTAGAACCCAGAATGTGAATGCATGAGATGTTTCTAAACCCCTCCCTCCCAAGTTTCTTGTGCTGCTTTGCCACTGCTTCATTTGCTgttaacgagccgagtcgagctcgagcatgTGAtaatcgagctcgactcgaacccCTAATCGAGCCAACTCGAGCTCGCTCGATTAGTAATTCGAGCTTCACAAACTATTCGAGATCGACTCGATGTGCTCGGTagaaaactcgagctcgagctcgaactcgagttcaaaatcGAGTCGAGCttatcgagctcgaactcgagcttgtAGAATATCAAATACACAATTAAAATGACgctaatacccttactattcaagcAATTTCGATTTCGAACTCGAGCCTATCGAGCTTGTAGAGTATCAAATACATAATGAAATGACACTAATACCCCTACTATTCGAGCCTATCGAGCttaaacgagccgagctcggctcgtttctctcaataaacgagccgagtcgagccctTATCGAGCCGGGTCGAGCTCGGCTCGCGAGCTGCCCGgttcgattaacagctctatGCTTCAACTTCTCAGTTAGTTAGGGTGGGGGAATTTGGTGGTGTTAAGACCACCGTAAAGGGTAGCATAAGATGCGATCGCAACCGTACGaatctttgaaattttgatttctGAAATGCGACCACAAACGTTTAATGTTCGAATCCCACATGCAACAAGTTCGAAGATGTGTTCTTGAATATATATAAACGTgttctttgtctttttttttctctttctttcttttcccgtTAATTGTTACCATACTGGTACCACCATATCAGATTTGTCCCATTTTTCCAGtgtttttcattttgatttTTATGATGTAGTTAGTCGATTGGTTCAGGATTTGGAGTTCTCATTCATTCTTCACACACCTGCCTCCAAAATACAGTATGTGAATCTGAAGGCACTTTTTCTCTtgcttctaaaaaaaaaaaaggaacttatTCTCCCAGAAGAACTCCTTGTGCAGCAGACCAATGACAAATGAGCTACCTTCGAGTAGGAGAATTTAGTTAAGACAAGCTACATCCATTATCCAACAACCCATCCTGGCCGTCTTCAAGACCTAAATTTCTCCTTTTTATCACCTTTAGGACAATAAAAGGGCACCACTTGTCTTCAAAACTGCGATAACTATAAGCAAGAATTTTGTTACGACACGAATGATAAAGTCTTGGTATTACGACTTATTACCCTTCCCCGAAGTCTCTATTCAATATCGAAATGTAGAACCAGAATGTTTGTACAAATCATGGGAGTCGTCTATACTGAATGCTAACATCAGTGCTTCATATTAGCAGCAGAATTCTAGTTCACATTGACAAACGTGATCTTGCAGCCAGCCCCCACGTTAACCTAAGATTACATGAAAAAGAGAAGATCTTGTACAAAATCTTGTGGCCTTTCACGGGAAACGCATGAAAGATGAACAGAACCATGGATATTGATCATGCTCTAGAGATCCGCAAACTAAAACTCTCACTTTGTTGATCAATTTTGTTCACCAGGGCTTGGCTTTATTCCACTGCAACAGAAGAAATGTGGTAGTTTGACTCGACCACATACCCTGCAGAAGTGCATTTTAAGTTCAGTCAAGAACCAGTGAGTTATTAAAACACTACTCAACTTCCCCATTCAAGGTTTCCCCATACACACTCCAGCACAGAGGAAAAATCGCATATGAGGCAACAGTTTCTTCCACAATTTGGAACAAGAGaaatattataaaacaaaagcaTGCCAAACTAATACTCAAATGACTCATCATCCACACTGGTTAAAGGGAACAAACAGCCAGAAGTTTTGAAGCCCTTGAGCATTTGAAACTGTCTCACAAAAGTAACATGAATATCAGTTTGCtgcaaaatccaaaattaaGCACCTAGCACACACCGTGGCGCCCGATATGTGTTCAAATGAGCAATAAAAGAGAACTTACAGCATTAGTGTACTATAAAGTAGACATCAATCATTATGGACAAGCAGGTAACACAGTTTCTACCATTATTAGATGAGATAAAAGtgttactccctccgtcccactttgatagttctgtatttttttttatacagtttaagaaaaagtagttaactttgttggaaaagtaaatttagattgctattttcctaaaataccctcacattaaataaagtataactttatgggaacttgaattgatggtaaaaaaagaatcaactctcattaaatggggtaggtttatagtaacaacaacttacattgaatacgggcattttaggaaaattaaaatataactacattcttcaattggaaagtggactacaatttggaatagacgaaaaaggaaaacaggactatcaaagtgggacggagggagtaatattCTTGACGttttccaaaattggaaaaaggtACACCCACCAGTTAAATTTCCACATATGCACTTGCAGAAGGATGCCTAGCACATATTAAGAGAATCATGCAATATGTATGTAAGTATCCATATtctctttatttctttttcttattcaGCAATCAAAAGTTAGCAGATTGAATTTGAATGTTGAATTCCAGTCCAGGAATATTTAACATGGAGAATCTCCTCTGGTATGTAACAAGAAGTCCGGCAAAATAGCAAATATAATTGGGTCCCCCGCGccgggggggaggggggggggctGGGCTTAGGTCAATCTCATAACTTTTCTGAGATATAACTCATTCCTCACAACCGAGACGTTCTGATTAGGTGTACGAATCATCTTAAGAGACAGGGTGTGTACATCCACATGTTGCTATTTCACCTAAGGTCCTTTTTTGACATGTATTTCATTGTTCCCTTCAAAGATATACAGCATTTGATCAACCACAATAAGGCAAAACCAATAATCTGAAATACAGGATTAGAAACATCATATTTTAATGATGGCTCACTCTCTCAAAAGATTAAGCTCAACTATATCTACAGAATTTCATTGTAAGGGAGATGAACCACGTAGTTGAGTATATATCAATAGACTCCACAAATCTGCTCTTTGAACTGATTAAATTTACCAAACAGCAGTAACTCATAGTATAAACTTGTATGGAGCacaaataatttttaacttcaTCGGAAAAACCCTTACTTGCAACGCACGATTACTGGCACAGGTTTCAGAGCCTTTGGTCCATTTCTTATTCCTCTCTTGTGTGGAGAGACCTGCATGATAACCAAATCTCTTGAGCTACTCAGATGCACTCAATATGTCAATTCTCCTAGTTATGACATATAACACACATGTAGATGCTCGAAATTTTGCTAGTTTTTCATCTATAGTTCTCAAGACTAATTCCAGCTTTCTGTTGCCATAAAAGTTAAACAGATGACAAATAAAAGTTTCTAGTGATAAACCTTTGTAAGAAAGAAGCTGGTTCCAATTGTGTTTCAGCAATCTTGTCACATTTTACTGATACTTCTGCTATTTTATTGATCCTGAAAGATATATTATAGACCCACCTTCCCCATAGACTAAgggtgcaaacgaatcgagccgctcgcgagccggctcgattcaagctcgactcgagctcaaGCTGGTCGAGTCAaagtcgagctcgaactcgagttcaaaatattaagctcgttagctcacGAGCCGGCTCGcgttatatatttttattttttattttaatagtaaatttacataaatatccttaatattttattatttattaagaaaaaaatattattttatttattttttaaaaataaaataattatttttattttttcgagctcgagcttcacaattgtcagctcgtcgagctcgagctcgagtttaagttcgataaaattaagtcaagctcggctcgattaagtcaaaattcgactcgactcgactcgtttgcaaccctacCATAGACATTATATCAGAAGTGGAATATGATATCAGAGTGGTCTTTAGCTATTTTAGTCATCATAAAAGAAAGTCGAAAGAAGACAACTCCCAATAATCCATGAACTAAAAGGAGATATTACAAGATCATGAAGCCTACAAAATCCATCTTGGCTCTTGCTTGATAGTATTCATGAAAAAAATCACAATACGTCTGCCATTGATGGCCTCCAAACAACTACTCTTCTCGTGGTACTAATTTATAAAATTAGTTGCTCCTCACATGTATGTGAAAACATATTCAGAGATTGAAAATCCCTTTCAGACCATGCTTCTTCTTCAAATGCCCGTCTACAACCCCCCCGCCCCCCTTTAAAACTGTAATTCTTTAAACTCCTCAAAATTGTGTAATATAACATAAAATTCAACTCAACCCCGAAATTCCAAAAGCTAGCAATAAAATCCCATTGCACTTCAGTCAATAACATGAATTTTTCTTCCTCCCCACGATGAAGTTTATTCCTCCCAACACTAAA from the Coffea arabica cultivar ET-39 chromosome 11e, Coffea Arabica ET-39 HiFi, whole genome shotgun sequence genome contains:
- the LOC113715450 gene encoding phosphate transporter PHO1 homolog 10 isoform X4 is translated as MKFGKAFKKQKVPEWTEAYVDYNGLKHVLQEIRRLKQSKQPPTPLRSAQKRNSSGLNLQARNSYGMGDIEDQAIAVNTVKQQNSRKLYNTEFLLSPEEGGENEKTFFRKLDEELNKVNTFYKDKVEEVINEASLLNKQMDALIAFRTKVMNPHRGTSSSPKGIPTDVKNSADSKTSSPSRAAGKCINYITALSPKSEITGSSLREDANVRENETHSLDILDRVKITNPLESPISTIRGFLMDEKEKGLSFNKDELKKVEERLKNIFSEYYKKLQLLKNYSFMNLSAFSKILKKYEKITSRNAARPYMRMVDSSYLGSCDEVSGLLERVEATFIKHFAKSNRREGMKLLRPKQKTEKHCITFFSGFFSGFTIALLIAVILLLEAKRLIEDGNLYINSILPLYSFHAYLVLHTLLYAANIYFWRRYRINYPFIFGFKQGTELGYQEVFLLGNGLAMLALATFLVHLHIQMDSGAQDHQKYAKFMPLGLITVIFIIMFCPFNIIYHSSRVFLMKSIFRCICAPLYKVTLPDFFLADQLTSQIQAMRSIEYYICYYGYGTSKGQNKCTTRDVYAVFYFIIAVIPYWLRFLQCVRRLLEERDYCHGCNAVRYFSTIIAVVIRTAFELRKGLTWKILAIASSAIATIMNTYWDIVVDWGLLHKKSNNFLLRDKLILSHKSVYFSAMVLDVLLRFAWLQLVLPFDLHSLSGNAILITFSSLEILRRGMWNFFRLENEHLNNVGKYRAFKSVPLPFNYNDENDENDEIDDKDD
- the LOC113715450 gene encoding phosphate transporter PHO1 homolog 10 isoform X3 — translated: MKFGKAFKKQKVPEWTEAYVDYNGLKHVLQEIRRLKQSKQPPTPLRSAQKRNSSGLNLQARNSYGMGDIEDQAIAVNTVKQQNSRKLYNTEFLLSPEEGGENEKTFFRKLDEELNKVNTFYKDKVEEVINEASLLNKQMDALIAFRTKVMNPHRGTSSSPKGIPTDVKNSADSKTSSPSRAAATEQTDLESPVELQHLNNDKVTGSSLREDANVRENETHSLDILDRVKITNPLESPISTIRGFLMDEKEKGLSFNKDELKKVEERLKNIFSEYYKKLQLLKNYSFMNLSAFSKILKKYEKITSRNAARPYMRMVDSSYLGSCDEVSGLLERVEATFIKHFAKSNRREGMKLLRPKQKTEKHCITFFSGFFSGFTIALLIAVILLLEAKRLIEDGNLYINSILPLYSFHAYLVLHTLLYAANIYFWRRYRINYPFIFGFKQGTELGYQEVFLLGNGLAMLALATFLVHLHIQMDSGAQDHQKYAKFMPLGLITVTLPDFFLADQLTSQIQAMRSIEYYICYYGYGTSKGQNKCTTRDVYAVFYFIIAVIPYWLRFLQCVRRLLEERDYCHGCNAVRYFSTIIAVVIRTAFELRKGLTWKILAIASSAIATIMNTYWDIVVDWGLLHKKSNNFLLRDKLILSHKSVYFSAMVLDVLLRFAWLQLVLPFDLHSLSGNAILITFSSLEILRRGMWNFFRLENEHLNNVGKYRAFKSVPLPFNYNDENDENDEIDDKDD
- the LOC113715450 gene encoding phosphate transporter PHO1 homolog 10 isoform X2 is translated as MKFGKAFKKQKVPEWTEAYVDYNGLKHVLQEIRRLKQSKQPPTPLRSAQKRNSSGLNLQARNSYGMGDIEDQAIAVNTVKQQNSRKLYNTEFLLSPEEGGENEKTFFRKLDEELNKVNTFYKDKVEEVINEASLLNKQMDALIAFRTKVMNPHRGTSSSPKGIPTDVKNSADSKTSSPSRAAATEQTDLESPVELQHLNNDKVTGSSLREDANVRENETHSLDILDRVKITNPLESPISTIRGFLMDEKEKGLSFNKDELKKVEERLKNIFSEYYKKLQLLKNYSFMNLSAFSKILKKYEKITSRNAARPYMRMVDSSYLGSCDEVSGLLERVEATFIKHFAKSNRREGMKLLRPKQKTEKHCITFFSVILLLEAKRLIEDGNLYINSILPLYSFHAYLVLHTLLYAANIYFWRRYRINYPFIFGFKQGTELGYQEVFLLGNGLAMLALATFLVHLHIQMDSGAQDHQKYAKFMPLGLITVIFIIMFCPFNIIYHSSRVFLMKSIFRCICAPLYKVTLPDFFLADQLTSQIQAMRSIEYYICYYGYGTSKGQNKCTTRDVYAVFYFIIAVIPYWLRFLQCVRRLLEERDYCHGCNAVRYFSTIIAVVIRTAFELRKGLTWKILAIASSAIATIMNTYWDIVVDWGLLHKKSNNFLLRDKLILSHKSVYFSAMVLDVLLRFAWLQLVLPFDLHSLSGNAILITFSSLEILRRGMWNFFRLENEHLNNVGKYRAFKSVPLPFNYNDENDENDEIDDKDD
- the LOC113715450 gene encoding phosphate transporter PHO1 homolog 10 isoform X1 translates to MKFGKAFKKQKVPEWTEAYVDYNGLKHVLQEIRRLKQSKQPPTPLRSAQKRNSSGLNLQARNSYGMGDIEDQAIAVNTVKQQNSRKLYNTEFLLSPEEGGENEKTFFRKLDEELNKVNTFYKDKVEEVINEASLLNKQMDALIAFRTKVMNPHRGTSSSPKGIPTDVKNSADSKTSSPSRAAATEQTDLESPVELQHLNNDKVTGSSLREDANVRENETHSLDILDRVKITNPLESPISTIRGFLMDEKEKGLSFNKDELKKVEERLKNIFSEYYKKLQLLKNYSFMNLSAFSKILKKYEKITSRNAARPYMRMVDSSYLGSCDEVSGLLERVEATFIKHFAKSNRREGMKLLRPKQKTEKHCITFFSGFFSGFTIALLIAVILLLEAKRLIEDGNLYINSILPLYSFHAYLVLHTLLYAANIYFWRRYRINYPFIFGFKQGTELGYQEVFLLGNGLAMLALATFLVHLHIQMDSGAQDHQKYAKFMPLGLITVIFIIMFCPFNIIYHSSRVFLMKSIFRCICAPLYKVTLPDFFLADQLTSQIQAMRSIEYYICYYGYGTSKGQNKCTTRDVYAVFYFIIAVIPYWLRFLQCVRRLLEERDYCHGCNAVRYFSTIIAVVIRTAFELRKGLTWKILAIASSAIATIMNTYWDIVVDWGLLHKKSNNFLLRDKLILSHKSVYFSAMVLDVLLRFAWLQLVLPFDLHSLSGNAILITFSSLEILRRGMWNFFRLENEHLNNVGKYRAFKSVPLPFNYNDENDENDEIDDKDD